From the Thermococcus sp. 18S1 genome, one window contains:
- a CDS encoding DUF3226 domain-containing protein, protein MRLVTGKRWEAFADEKAILFPEYRKNRDELIDFVDSLTGEETVVTASLELIDLIAWKFRRGEENVLIYSDTGKSLTMKEVYELRKYLDFDVRGGFSGEKARASVLFVEGKTDAKFFKAVFKKLFEFKESRETPYSLRFVERVFERDNFDLLKREEDEYYIAVLPSEGNSGVIRNLGNFLRAMDVFGFRVERIGVAIDIDEDRDAALASIAGKLSGFEHRKTSIGYLVGKTEVVPLIIGLPFEDEVIEWKKPTVEDLMLHLIAREGLLERIKPGLKALNESLGRKLKPKEVMYLALSAYGHWGNLEGFYELFVMRSRFRNLKAVLREAGLMEGLIHLAGRERRR, encoded by the coding sequence ATGAGGCTTGTAACGGGAAAAAGGTGGGAAGCGTTCGCAGATGAGAAGGCCATTCTATTCCCCGAATACAGGAAAAACCGCGATGAACTCATCGATTTTGTGGACTCCCTAACTGGAGAGGAAACCGTCGTTACGGCGAGCCTTGAGCTCATCGATTTAATCGCCTGGAAGTTCAGGCGGGGCGAAGAGAACGTCCTCATATACTCCGACACTGGGAAGAGCCTCACAATGAAGGAGGTCTATGAGCTGAGGAAGTACCTCGACTTCGACGTCCGCGGCGGCTTTTCAGGGGAGAAGGCGAGGGCAAGCGTTCTCTTCGTTGAGGGGAAGACCGATGCCAAGTTCTTCAAGGCGGTCTTCAAAAAGCTCTTCGAGTTCAAGGAGAGCAGGGAAACCCCATACAGCCTGCGGTTCGTAGAGCGCGTCTTTGAGCGCGACAACTTCGACCTGCTGAAGCGCGAGGAGGACGAGTACTACATCGCGGTGCTGCCGAGCGAGGGCAACTCCGGGGTGATAAGGAACCTCGGCAACTTCCTTAGGGCGATGGACGTATTTGGCTTCCGGGTTGAGAGAATCGGAGTCGCCATCGACATCGACGAGGACAGAGACGCGGCTCTGGCCTCTATAGCCGGAAAGCTCTCCGGTTTTGAGCACAGGAAAACATCCATCGGCTACCTCGTAGGAAAAACCGAGGTGGTTCCGCTGATAATCGGCCTGCCCTTCGAGGACGAGGTCATCGAGTGGAAGAAGCCGACCGTCGAGGATTTGATGCTCCACCTCATAGCGAGGGAGGGACTCCTTGAGAGGATAAAGCCGGGACTTAAAGCCCTAAACGAGAGCCTCGGGAGGAAGCTCAAGCCCAAGGAAGTCATGTACCTGGCGTTATCGGCTTACGGCCACTGGGGCAACCTTGAGGGCTTCTACGAGCTCTTCGTCATGCGCTCCCGCTTCAGAAACCTCAAAGCAGTCCTCAGAGAGGCCGGACTCATGGAAGGCCTGATCCACCTGGCCGGGAGGGAGAGGAGGCGTTGA
- a CDS encoding DUF2391 family protein: MERRLEELYSSIEELKRENEMRKVPDKLGWDDIAQEIVGAVTFALPFLFTAELWEIAKDISIERSIAVLSMTLGIAYLFIAKSRIGNLKREELFHIPKRLLTVTGIAYLISAVLIYVYGINNLADFTLGQYINATILISTFAVIGAITVDMVK, from the coding sequence ATGGAAAGACGTCTCGAAGAACTGTACTCCAGCATCGAAGAGCTGAAAAGAGAGAACGAGATGAGGAAAGTCCCAGACAAGCTGGGATGGGACGACATAGCCCAGGAGATCGTCGGGGCGGTCACCTTCGCCCTCCCCTTCCTGTTCACCGCGGAGCTCTGGGAGATAGCAAAGGACATCTCCATTGAACGTTCAATCGCGGTACTCTCCATGACCCTTGGCATTGCGTACCTGTTTATCGCCAAATCCAGAATAGGGAACCTGAAGAGGGAGGAGCTGTTCCACATTCCCAAGAGACTCCTGACCGTCACGGGAATAGCGTACTTAATCTCGGCCGTTCTGATATACGTGTACGGAATCAACAACCTGGCCGACTTCACCCTCGGTCAGTACATCAACGCGACCATACTTATAAGCACCTTCGCGGTGATAGGTGCCATAACCGTTGATATGGTGAAGTGA
- a CDS encoding S-layer protein, translated as MKRALVLFMGLMVLGLLLTPINAAITGINSSNTVIVLPTTKIVNGTPLHIGEDAITGSRLGAFLVLQGISQGTYTKTVSVPVEYHSVLIPDENQTYKLSSRDMPDVGVNVSDEPVGHAVVVQVDFSRVNFNSTRGTVEFHDGSVKIIFNENTTPLDIGGDYEIVSTTVDGKDTMYFYAYSKVDSESKSLGESVSAGGWSIKFVDINLQVSKMLVDLTYPSGVVKQKTMAKDKYYVMYVDSSGAEDFEEYDAYPTSRLNELLKGGAKKVFLFTPTDFFVGINNAQMVTCDYEYYEKVKQYQDGDVYTGQWVWDIDPDAGLYTVYLHVNASLQAFPRVFVGPGEALRLPTGWGLELAPVFTRNDKGTVTGVEGYRFVRSVSVSRQVSITAPTVQATEDVYSFIVNDTGLLSLPSDRNVIIVGGWVSNRAWALLEKAYGEATIRAIKDEVMEKGYVVKVLDNPSNPSYKVIILAGRTYAETRKAVNEFMEEM; from the coding sequence ATGAAAAGGGCTTTGGTTCTGTTTATGGGCCTGATGGTTCTGGGCCTGCTCCTTACGCCGATTAACGCAGCGATTACGGGGATCAACTCTTCGAACACTGTTATAGTTCTCCCGACCACCAAGATAGTCAATGGAACTCCCCTCCATATAGGTGAGGACGCTATAACTGGTTCAAGACTCGGTGCTTTTCTCGTTCTTCAGGGGATTTCTCAAGGAACTTACACGAAGACAGTTTCTGTTCCCGTTGAGTACCACAGTGTACTTATCCCCGATGAAAACCAGACATACAAGCTCAGTTCCAGAGACATGCCCGACGTCGGTGTCAACGTCAGCGATGAACCCGTGGGACATGCCGTGGTCGTTCAGGTGGATTTCTCTCGCGTTAACTTCAACTCGACGAGGGGCACGGTGGAGTTCCACGATGGCAGCGTGAAGATAATCTTCAACGAGAACACAACCCCCCTCGATATCGGCGGCGATTACGAGATCGTTTCCACGACCGTTGACGGGAAGGACACGATGTACTTCTACGCCTACAGTAAGGTTGATTCTGAATCCAAGTCTCTCGGTGAGTCCGTCTCTGCCGGTGGGTGGAGCATAAAGTTCGTGGACATAAACCTGCAGGTTTCCAAGATGCTCGTTGACCTCACCTATCCCAGCGGCGTCGTCAAGCAGAAGACCATGGCCAAGGACAAGTACTATGTGATGTACGTCGACTCCAGTGGGGCGGAGGACTTCGAGGAGTACGATGCATATCCCACCTCCAGGCTCAATGAGCTCTTGAAAGGCGGCGCCAAGAAAGTTTTCCTGTTTACTCCGACGGACTTTTTCGTGGGTATAAACAACGCCCAGATGGTTACGTGTGATTATGAATACTACGAAAAAGTCAAGCAGTATCAGGATGGTGACGTTTACACGGGCCAGTGGGTCTGGGACATTGATCCGGATGCCGGCCTCTACACGGTTTATCTCCACGTGAACGCAAGTCTCCAGGCGTTTCCGAGGGTTTTTGTTGGGCCTGGGGAGGCCCTTAGGCTTCCGACCGGCTGGGGCCTTGAGCTGGCCCCTGTCTTCACAAGGAACGATAAGGGCACCGTTACCGGTGTGGAAGGCTACCGCTTCGTGCGCTCCGTTTCGGTGTCCAGACAGGTCTCCATAACGGCCCCCACTGTTCAGGCCACTGAGGACGTTTACTCGTTCATCGTTAACGATACCGGACTTCTGAGCCTGCCCTCGGATAGAAACGTCATCATAGTTGGCGGCTGGGTTAGCAACAGGGCATGGGCGCTGCTGGAGAAGGCCTACGGGGAGGCCACAATCCGGGCTATCAAGGATGAGGTCATGGAGAAGGGCTACGTTGTGAAGGTGCTTGACAACCCGAGCAATCCCAGCTACAAGGTCATAATACTCGCGGGCAGGACGTACGCGGAAACCAGAAAGGCCGTGAACGAGTTTATGGAAGAAATGTGA
- a CDS encoding MFS transporter codes for MSLQNYRGFGRDAWLLVAYSFASAFGGNIAWFIFPFYLKSLGFDYTNIGVVFSLSTLAQAAVLLFSGPFGARVGYKRTVLLGVSMMFLGRLVQVLHPTLWMLALGGVLIGVGMALESPSFMALLSGEVEDGKRHYLFSLSSGIGTIASALGILVAGFLSRWLSYGQVFSLVLVVIPIRFAIVLFVKPVLERHSRGLNLDRSLLVRIGRFALPGALIGLGAGIAIPYMGLWFNQRFGTSLESIGWLFAFQQFIMGIGMFLLPMIADRFGSVKTIVSFNGTASLLIGALPFSPVFPVAAVIYILRTILMNIVNPIWNSFMMGFFEEEERSTAMALNSLAWTATFGVGQYVGGVLFDMSLVWPFLITAFLYSLSMVVFWDFFGGVETKGYKPPSA; via the coding sequence ATGTCACTGCAGAACTACCGCGGGTTCGGAAGGGATGCATGGCTGCTCGTTGCCTACTCATTCGCCTCCGCCTTCGGGGGCAACATAGCCTGGTTTATCTTTCCGTTCTACCTCAAATCGCTCGGTTTCGACTACACCAACATAGGCGTGGTCTTCTCGCTCTCAACTCTGGCCCAGGCGGCGGTTCTGCTGTTCTCGGGCCCGTTCGGCGCGAGGGTGGGCTACAAGAGAACCGTCCTCCTTGGAGTGAGCATGATGTTCCTCGGGAGGCTCGTTCAGGTTCTCCACCCGACCCTCTGGATGCTCGCCCTGGGCGGCGTCCTGATAGGGGTAGGCATGGCGCTGGAGTCTCCATCATTCATGGCGCTGCTCAGCGGGGAGGTGGAGGACGGGAAGAGGCACTACCTGTTCAGCCTCTCCTCTGGAATCGGCACGATAGCCTCCGCCCTCGGGATACTCGTCGCCGGCTTTCTCTCACGCTGGCTGAGCTATGGGCAGGTGTTCTCCCTGGTTCTCGTGGTCATACCTATTCGGTTCGCGATAGTTCTCTTCGTCAAGCCCGTGCTTGAGAGGCACTCCCGCGGGCTGAACCTAGACAGAAGCCTCCTCGTCAGGATAGGCCGCTTCGCCCTTCCAGGGGCTCTGATAGGCCTGGGTGCGGGGATAGCGATTCCCTACATGGGGCTCTGGTTCAACCAGCGCTTTGGGACGAGTCTGGAGAGCATCGGCTGGCTCTTCGCATTCCAGCAGTTCATAATGGGGATCGGGATGTTCCTGCTGCCCATGATAGCCGATAGGTTCGGCAGTGTTAAGACCATCGTCTCCTTCAACGGGACGGCGAGCCTCCTCATAGGCGCCCTTCCTTTCTCGCCGGTCTTCCCCGTTGCGGCGGTGATATACATCCTTAGGACGATACTGATGAACATAGTCAACCCGATATGGAACTCCTTCATGATGGGGTTCTTCGAGGAAGAGGAGCGCTCTACCGCGATGGCGCTTAACAGCCTGGCCTGGACCGCGACCTTTGGGGTGGGCCAGTATGTGGGCGGCGTTCTCTTCGACATGTCCCTGGTCTGGCCGTTCCTGATAACCGCCTTCCTGTACAGCCTCTCGATGGTGGTGTTCTGGGACTTCTTCGGCGGAGTGGAGACAAAAGGTTATAAGCCACCGTCGGCCTAG
- a CDS encoding DHH family phosphoesterase, giving the protein MVVKDCPECHGTGKIKAGEKECPVCEGWGYVPADFKVGEKLKGYRNLDYIGVEDEVDEIPCPECHGRGVVPVYDTCPTCGGTGRVLACDICGKVKEPWEPGMETTWVCPDCMRKYKVVYVLDKTCDLEDIEIGGVYKGTIDRVERFGVFVKLNPHVRGLIRRKDLLGGRDYKPGDGILVQVLDVKPDRGEVDLIESALKHYKEVVVRKELPVTLIGDLRKDMAGQTVRLRGKVTQIQVTGGPTVFTITDGTGITWAAAFEAPGVRAYPNINVGDIVEIIGKIAFHSGEIQIETSDMARLWGPEAAEVKRRIEEELDRRAQPKDVGFLVESEVLEALKPKIMKAASTIRRAILEGRPILLRHHADADGYTSGLALEYAIVPLIEEVSPDSGARWKLFKRRPSRAPFYELEDVLKDIIFMVEDHEKFGDPLPLLVIVDNGGTSEDIPAYKRIRAFGVPIVVIDHHDPREWVSEDKAKVDDYVDVHVNPHHIKRGYYELTAGMLATEVARFINPDVEDKIKHLPAIAGTGDRSKAPEFYQYLEIAKKAKGLDEEDLKKIAEVIDHEAYFWKFMDGHGIIDEILLLTGNLQRHRELINAIYPEVKEKQEKALRASLPHVKSVVLPNGIRFNTIDIELFAPKFSYPSPGKLSGLIHDHFKEKYGEDAPILTLAYGPDFAVVRAADGMAAYSFDLNEIIPKLQEALPSAGIEGGGHSYAGSIKFFEGMRKEVLEEFAKQVVKLKKTG; this is encoded by the coding sequence ATGGTGGTTAAGGACTGTCCCGAGTGCCACGGAACCGGGAAGATTAAGGCTGGCGAGAAGGAGTGCCCCGTTTGTGAGGGCTGGGGTTACGTTCCTGCCGATTTCAAGGTTGGGGAGAAGCTGAAGGGCTATCGCAATCTTGACTACATAGGCGTTGAGGACGAGGTTGACGAGATACCATGTCCAGAGTGCCACGGGAGGGGTGTGGTGCCGGTTTACGACACCTGCCCGACCTGCGGCGGAACGGGTAGAGTTCTTGCCTGCGACATCTGCGGCAAGGTGAAAGAACCCTGGGAGCCGGGTATGGAAACCACCTGGGTCTGTCCGGACTGCATGCGCAAGTACAAGGTCGTCTACGTTCTCGACAAGACCTGCGACCTTGAGGATATTGAGATTGGAGGCGTTTACAAGGGCACAATCGACCGTGTCGAGCGTTTTGGCGTCTTCGTTAAGCTCAATCCGCACGTCAGGGGCCTTATACGGAGGAAGGACCTCCTCGGCGGCAGAGATTACAAGCCCGGGGACGGGATACTCGTTCAGGTTCTCGATGTAAAGCCCGACAGAGGCGAGGTGGACCTAATAGAGTCCGCCCTCAAGCACTACAAGGAGGTAGTCGTCAGAAAGGAGCTTCCGGTGACGCTCATCGGCGACCTCCGCAAGGACATGGCCGGCCAGACGGTCAGGCTCCGCGGCAAGGTCACCCAGATACAGGTTACCGGCGGGCCGACGGTCTTCACGATAACGGACGGAACGGGTATAACCTGGGCCGCGGCCTTTGAGGCCCCTGGGGTTAGGGCCTACCCCAACATAAACGTCGGGGACATCGTGGAGATAATCGGAAAGATAGCCTTCCACTCCGGCGAGATTCAGATCGAGACCAGTGACATGGCGAGGCTCTGGGGGCCGGAGGCGGCCGAGGTCAAGAGACGCATAGAGGAGGAGCTCGACAGGCGCGCCCAGCCAAAGGACGTGGGCTTTCTGGTCGAGAGTGAAGTGCTCGAGGCTTTGAAGCCGAAGATAATGAAGGCCGCGTCCACGATACGCCGCGCCATCCTGGAGGGCAGGCCCATTCTCCTGAGGCACCACGCCGACGCCGACGGCTACACCTCCGGCCTGGCCCTTGAGTACGCGATAGTTCCGCTCATAGAGGAGGTGTCGCCGGATTCTGGCGCCAGGTGGAAGCTCTTCAAGAGAAGGCCGAGCAGGGCGCCCTTCTACGAGCTGGAGGATGTGCTCAAGGACATAATCTTCATGGTCGAGGACCACGAGAAGTTCGGCGACCCGCTCCCGCTCCTCGTCATCGTCGATAACGGTGGAACGAGCGAGGACATCCCGGCGTACAAGCGTATAAGGGCCTTCGGCGTCCCGATAGTCGTCATAGATCACCACGACCCGCGCGAGTGGGTGAGCGAGGACAAAGCCAAGGTCGACGACTACGTTGATGTGCACGTCAATCCCCACCACATAAAGCGCGGCTACTACGAGCTCACCGCCGGAATGCTGGCAACGGAAGTGGCGCGCTTCATCAATCCGGACGTTGAGGACAAGATAAAGCACCTCCCCGCCATAGCAGGAACCGGCGACAGGAGCAAGGCTCCGGAGTTCTACCAGTACCTTGAGATAGCGAAGAAGGCCAAGGGCCTCGACGAGGAGGATCTCAAGAAGATAGCCGAGGTGATAGACCACGAGGCATACTTCTGGAAGTTCATGGACGGGCACGGCATAATAGACGAGATACTCCTCCTCACCGGCAACCTCCAGAGGCACCGCGAGCTCATCAACGCTATCTACCCTGAGGTCAAAGAGAAGCAGGAGAAGGCTTTGAGGGCATCGCTGCCGCACGTCAAGAGCGTCGTCCTGCCGAACGGTATAAGGTTCAACACGATAGACATCGAGCTCTTTGCCCCGAAGTTCTCCTATCCAAGCCCAGGCAAGCTCTCCGGCCTTATACACGACCACTTCAAGGAGAAGTATGGTGAAGACGCGCCGATACTCACCCTGGCCTACGGTCCGGACTTCGCGGTGGTCAGGGCCGCGGACGGCATGGCGGCGTACAGCTTCGACCTGAACGAGATAATTCCAAAGCTCCAGGAGGCTCTGCCGAGCGCCGGAATCGAGGGCGGCGGCCACAGCTACGCAGGTTCGATAAAGTTCTTCGAGGGCATGCGCAAGGAGGTGCTTGAGGAGTTCGCGAAGCAGGTCGTCAAGCTGAAGAAGACGGGCTGA